CCTTGGCGATCGTGTTCTTGGCGACTCTGCTCTCCGTCGTGCTGTCGATCCCCGTCGCCCTCTTCGCCGCTCGTCCCACCCGGAGGGGTCGCGGTTCGCAGTGGACTGCGCGCACGCTCATCGTGCTGGCCAGAGCGATTCCCGATCTCGTGCTCGCCATCGTGTTCCTGCGGATGTTCGGCCTCGGCGCCACTGCCGGCATCATCGCCATGGGCATCCATTCAGTGGGGATGATCGGCAAGCTCTACGCCGATGCCATCGAAGAGCTCGACGACGGACCCCGCGAATCGATCGAGGCTCTCGGCGGCAGCCGCTCCCAGCAGATCCTCACCGCGATCCCGCAGACGCTCATGCCGCAGCTCATCGCCACGGCTCTGCACCGCTTCGACATCAACCTGCGCACCTCGGTGCTGCTCGGCTATGTCGGTGTCGGCGGAATCGGTCTGGCCATCGCGGACTCCCTGCGCACGCTGGACTACCAGCGCGGGATGGCGCTGGCGGTCATCGTGCTCATCCTGTGCATCGTCATCGAACTCGTCTCCGGATCCATCCGGGCCGCGCTCATGGCCTCGACGGGGGCGAAGATCACCGGCGGCACCTGGGTCGACCGGATGTTCAATCGGGACCGGATCGCGGGTGCCGGCGATCTCAGCCTCACCCCACCGTGGAGCGTGGCACGGTTCCGTCGCTTCGCCTCGGCGGCGGTGCTCATCGTCCTCACGGTCGCCGCCCTGTGGAGGGTGGACGTGTCATGGTCGGCCCTGGCCGCGGGTCTGCTCGACCTGCCGCAGACCGTGAGCCTGTTCTTCCCACCGTCGACCGGCGGGACGCTTGCCAACCTCGTCGAGCAGCTGCTCGTCACCATCCAGATCTCGCTGGCGGCGACGTTCATCGGGGCGATCCTCGCGGTTCCCATCGGCATCCTCGCCGCCCGCAATGTCGTGGCGAACCGAGCGGTGCACAAGACGTTCCGGGTCCTCATCGTCATCGTCCGCGGAATCCCCGAACTCATCCTCGCGATCATCTTCGTCGTCATCTCCGGACTCGGCGAGGTGGCCGGAACCCTGGCCCTGTCCATCGGTGCCATCGGCCTGCTCTCGAAGCTCATTGCCGACTCCATTGAGGAAACGGACCTCCAGGTCCAAGAGGCGGTGCGCGCCACCGGATCCGGTGAAGCGCAGGTGTTCTTCTCCGCCACCCTTCGGCAGGCGGCACCGGCGTTCGTCGCCCACATCATGTACTTACTCGACACGAACATCCGCTCGGCCACCCTGCTCGGCGTCGTCGGCGCCGGAGGCATCGGATTCCTGCTGCTCAATGCCTCGCGGGTCAACCAGTTCGATGTCGTGACGATGGTGCTCATCCTCATGGTCGCCGTCGTCCTTGCTGTCGAAGCCCTGTCCATGTGGCTGCGCCGAGCCGTGCGCTGAGCAGCCTGTCACCATTCGCACCTGCCCATCGTCTGCATGGGCGACACAGAGCCCACCGACTCAGTTGGGCGACACCGTCAAGAGAAAGAGAATCGACATGACTGAACTCGCCGTCTTCGACATGGCCGGAACCACCATCGACGAACGTGACGAGGTCTACCGCGTGCTGCGCGAGGCCACCGAACGGGAGGGCGCGGACTACTCCGATGAGGTCTTCCAGAAGTGGATGGGCACGGAGAAGCACTGGGCGATCGAGAATCTGCTCCGCCTCGGCGGGGTCGAGGTCACCGAGGAAGTCCACGAGCGAGCCTGGCAGTGGTTCCGCGCCGAACTGCGCGAGACCTACACCCAGAATCCTCCGCGGCCTCTGCCCGGGATCGAGGAGGCCCTGTCGACTCTGCGGGAGCGAGGGATCAAGGTGGGCCTGACCACCGGGTTCTCCCGTGAGATCGCCGACCTCATCCTCTCCACCATGGGCTGGGAGCAGGGTCGAATCTTCGACGTCTCCGTCACCGGCGACGAGGTGCCCGCGGGACGTCCGGCCCCGGACATGATCAACACGGTCATGGAAACGGTCGGGGTCACCGACCGCGCGGCCGTTGTCAGCGTCGGAGATACCTCGGCGGATGTGGAGTCGGCGCTGAGCGCCGAGGTCACGGCCGTGGGTGTCCTCACCGGACACCTCAGCCGGGAGGATTTCGCGGCGGAGGGCGCACACTTCGTCCTCGACTCCGTCGCGGACCTGCCAGCGGCCCTCGCAGAGCAGGAGACCGCGGTGGTCGCGAAGTGACATCGACGATCCCCGATTCGACGACGACCGCGCCCCCATTGACGTTGCCCGGCACCGAGGCGGCCGATCATGGCCGTGCAAACGCTCAGCCGTTTGCCCAGGTATGGACCGGAGGTTCGGTTTTCGAGCTCCGCACATTCGACCGCCCGCGGCTGGCACCCGGTGAGAGTCTGGTTCGGCTGACCGCGGCCACGGTGTGCGGGTCCGACCGGCATACCGTCAGCGGGCGTCGGTCGGGGGCGTGTCCCTCGGTGCTCGGTCACGAGGGCGTCGGCATCGTCGAGGAGACGCGCGGGAATGTGCCCGTCGGGTCTCGTGTGGTCTTCTCGGTCACCTCGGTGTGCGGGAGATGCCGGAACTGTCGGCGCGGGCTGAGCGCGAAATGCACCTCGGTGCGCAAGGTCGGCCACGAATCGGCCGAGTCGGATTGGGCGCTGTCGGGCACCTATGCCAGCCATATCCATCTGCCGTCCGGCGTGGCCATGGTCCCGGTGCCGGATTCGCTGCCCGACGGGGTGGCGGCGACGGCCGGGTGCGCCGTGGCCACGGTGATGGCGATGGTCGAGGCCGCTGGCGACTTTTCCGGTCGTCGGGTGTTCGTCAACGGCATCGGGATGCTCGGGCTCACCGCGGTCGGGGCCGCTCTGGCCCGTGGCGCCGCCGAGGTCATCGCCGCCGATCCGCACCCGGACCGTCGCGGCTTGGCCGACCGGGCCGGGGCGACCCGGTCGGTTGAGCCGGGCACGGAGATCGATGATGTCGACGTCGCACTCGAGCTCTCGGGTACCGAGGCGGGGGTGCGATCGTGCATCGACTCACTGGGCATCGGCGGGACCGTGGTGCTCGCCGGCAGCGTGACTCCCGGGCCGCAGCTGTCGATCGATCCCGAGCAGATGGTGCGCGGATGGCGCACGATCACCGGAGTCCACAATTTCGAACCCCACCACTTGGCCGAGGCCGTGGATTTCTTGGCTGCCGACGGTGCAGCACTGCCGTGGGAGGACATCCTAGGCGGTCCGGTCCCTTTAACGGATCTGCCGCACGAGTTCCGGGCCCCGACAAAAGCCCTCCGCACAATCACCACCCCCTAATTACTACGTGACGGCGGCCCAGATACCTCGCGCCAGGTTGCTGGGCCGCCGTCAGGTAGTAATTAGGAACGGGCGGCTCTCAGGTCTTCGCGGAAGGCTCGGCCGGCCGCGCCCAAGTCCCCGCATGAGGTGATGAAGCGGAAGCCCTGCTCCTTGCGCAGCTTGGCCTCCTCGCCGTCGCCGCAGTGGATTCCCGGGACCACCCCGGCGGCATCGGCAGCCGAACGGATTCGCACGAGCGCCTCGGCGTGGGCCTCATTCGGCTGACCAGGCAGCGCACCGACGGCGAACGCGAGATCGGCCGGACCCACGTAGACACCGTCGATTCCCGGCACGGCGCAGATGTCCTCGACCGCGGCCAGGCCCTCCTCGTTTTCGATCATGACGAACAGCAGCGGACGTTCGTCCCGAGTGTCCTGCACGGCATTGTGCATGATCTCGGCGGTCGGTCCCCACGAGCGATTCCCTCCCCGCGAAGGATAGTCGAGCGCAGCCACAGCGGCCTGCGCCTCGTCGACCGAGGACACGAGCGGGACGATGATCGCCTCGACCCCGGCGTCGGCGAGCGCCCCGATCTCCGTGAAGCGGTTCGCCGCCACCCGCGCCGTCACCAGCGCGTCCCCACTGGCGCGCACCGCGTCGGTCAGCCGCAGCACATCCGTCGGCCGCACCAGCCCGTGCTGCAGATCGAGGCAGACGTAGTCGAACCCGGCCGCCGACCCGATCTTCGCCAGCTCCGGGCTCGTCGACATCATCCACAGTCCGTTGTAGATCTCCCCCGCGCGCAGGCGGGTCCGATGATTCTCAAGCGCAGCAGTCATGTACGCATCGAATCACGGAATCCCGCCCGGCCACCAGAGGTGCCCGACATCCGGATGAACCTCGCCGAGGCGCCCCTCCCCTGCGCACGAAACGTCGATCCCTTCGCCGAGGCGGCCCTGTCCTCCCGGACGGAACGTCGCCCCGCCTCGGCGAGGGGAATCACTCTGCCGGACTGTCCTCGAGGAGGGGGCCGATAACGCGGTGGCGGGCGATGACGAAGGGATCGCTGCTTCCGACCTCGAGGAGTTCGAGGTCGAGGCGGCGCGGCATCAGTGGCCGGCCTCTGCCGAGGACGACCGGCGCGGTCCAGGTGATGATCTCGTCGAGCAGCCCTTCGTCGGCGAACTGTCCGGCGAGGTCGCCGCCGCCCATCACCCACAGGTCACGGTCGCCGGTGGCCGTGCACATCTCGAAGTAATGGTCGGAGACCGATCCCTTGGCGAACCGGATATCCGGCGCCGAGGCGGCCCCTCCCTTTCCCGCGTCCGCCGCGTTTCCATCGTCCTCGGTTCCAGACGTCTTCGCATCAGCCCCGCTCCCGGTACCGGTCGCTGGAAGCCCAAGTTTGCGATGGGTCATCACCCAGGTCGGCACCTTGTAGGGCCATGGTCCGTCGAGATTGCGCAGCACCCACTCGTACGTCGTCGCGCCCATGACGATCGCTCCGACTCCGTCGATGAACCCGTCATCTGGGGGTTCTTCGGTCTGGCGCAGAAGCCATTCGAGTGAGTCGTTCGGGTCGGCGATGAACCCGTCGAGAGTGGTCGCGGTGTAGTAGACGGTGCGTGACACGAGCGGTCTCCTCCTGAGTCGGTCTCCTTTTCATCCTAAGGGGCCACCAGCCAAGACAGCCGCGCGGTGGGGCGGTTTATCTCCCGCCAGGAATAGCCAGAACTTGCTTGCTCTCCCCGACTTGAGAGCTCCACCAGCTCGGTGAAACTGCAGCAGCTCGGCCCCTAGACCAAGCTGCTGCAGTTTCACCGAGTCGAGACCGGCCGAGGAGTGGCAACCACCCAGACGATCAGCCGAACCCCAGCCTCACACCTCCTGGGTCCGCAGCGCCTCGGCGATGTACTCGGCCTGCCTGATCGCCAGCGCCACGATCGTCAGGGTCGGGTTCGCTGCGGCGCCGGTGGTGAACACCGAGCCGTCGGAGATGAAGAGGTTCTTCACGTCATGGGTCCGGCCCCACTTGTCGACGACACCGTCCTCGGGACGTTCGCTCATCCGCGCGGTGCCGAGGTTGTGCGTCGACGGATACGGCGGAGTGTGGTGTGAAGTCTGCGCCCCGACCGCCTCGTAGACTCTCTGACCTGCGGCGTAGGCGTGGTCGCGCATCGCCAGGTCATTGGCGTGATCGTCGTAGTGGACGTTCGGCACGGGCAGACCATTCGTGTCCTTGACCGTCGTATTCAGCGTCACCCGGTTGCTCTCCTGCGGCATGTCCTCACCGACGATCCACATTCCCGCAGTGTTGAGATACCGGTCGAGCAGTGCCGCGAAGTCCGGTCCCCACCCGCCGGGTTCGACGAAGGAGGCCATGAACGCCGGCCCCAGTGAGATCGTCTCCATGTAATAGCCACCGGAGAACCCGCGGTCGGGGTCGTGGATCGACTCATCGGCGATGACCCCGGCCATCGTCTCCCCGCGGTACATCCGCACGGGCTTGTCGAAGTGGCCCCAGACGGTGCCGGTCAGATGGCGCATATAGTTCCGGCCCACGTGTCCGGACGAGTTCGCCAACCCATCGGGGCAGGATGGTGTGCCGGACAGCAGAAGCAGCCTCGGCGTCTCGATCGAGTTGCCGGCCACGCACACGATCTTCGCGGCCTGCCGGTGGAGGTTGCCCTCTTTGTCGAGGTAGAGCACGGCGTCGGCCCGGCCATTGGCATCGTGAGTGATCTGCACGGCCTGGGACTCGGGTCGCAGATCGAGCAGCCCGGTGTCCGCAGCCCGCGGCAGCTCTCTGACCAGGGTCGACCATTTGGATTTGTTCTTATCGCCTTGGAAGTTGAAGCCGTCCTGGATGGAGGCGGGGCGGCCGTCGTATTCTTCGGCGTTCGTGGCATACGGACCGGTGGCGTAGAACTTGTAGCCGACTTCCTTCGCCCCGCCGGCGAAGACCTTGTAGTTGTTGTTCGCCGGCAGCGGTGGGCGACCGTGGACATGGGTCGAGCCCATCGCCTTCTCGGCCCGGTCGTAGTACGGGGCCATTTCCTCGAGGGTGATCGGCCAGTCGAGGAGATTGGCGCCGTCGATGCGTCCGTAGACGCTGCGCGCCTTGAACTCATGAGCCTTGAATCGCGGGGTCGCACCCGACCAGTGGGTCGTCGTTCCGCCCACTGCTTTGACGATCCAGGCCGGCAGGTTCGGGAAATCGCGGGCGATCCGCCACGATCCGGTCGTCGTCCTGGGATCGAGCCAGGCCATCTGGTTGAAGGCTTCCCATTCGTTGTTGACGTAGTCCTCGTTGTGCAGATACGGCCCGGCTTCGAGGACGACGACGGGGATGCCCTTCGCGGTGAGTTCGTAGGCCAGGGTTCCGCCGCCGGCGCCGGAGCCGACGATGACGACGGCCTCCTCGTCCGGGTCGATGCTGTATCCGGTCACGCTGCGTCCAGCCTCGGCGCTGGCACCGCGTCCTATATTCTCAGCGGTCATCACTTCTTCACCTCACCCATCTCGACGCTCTGCGGCGCCGGCTGATTGGTCGAATCGTCACCGGCAGCGCTGCCGCTGCGGACACCCATAACCCCGTCGCCGAGCTCCGGCAGCGGCTCGTCCTCGGGGTAGACGATCCGCGGTTCTGGCAGCCAGTCGAGATCGTCGAAGCCGCGGTTGATGTAGCCGCCCTTGTCGAACGAGGGTCCTTCGTAGCTGAGCGTCTCCCACACCTCGACATCGTCATAGAGGTTGAGCACGGCGGTGCGGCGGACGAAACCGAAGAACTCGGTGGACTCGACCCGGCGCAGCACCTTGAGCGCGGAGTCATCATCGAGTCCGCAGAAATCACCGTCGGAGAGCTGATCCAACGATAGCAGCCCTTGGATGAGGGCCACCCGGAACCACGTCTCCTCATCGGCGGCGATGAGGATCTTCTCCGCGGTGCGCACATACGGTCCGTCGGGGAAATCTGCGTGCGGGAATGCCACGCGCAGCACTCGGATGAGGGTCTGCTTCGCCTCGTCCGTCATCTCCATCGCATTCAGCGATGGGTATTTTGCAGGGAATGCCATCGGATGCTCCTTTGCTCCACTCGGCAGGCGGCATCGACGCACGCCCGCCACTGTCCTGACATGAGCAACCTATGTGACCCGCGACACCAGGGACTATCCTCATTCTCATCACATGAAAAAGTCGATCGCCGAGGCGATCGCACAGTCAGGAGACCGTGTGTCCAACAGTGCCGTGATCCAACGAACCTTCTCCGTCCTGGAGGCCGTCGCCGCTTCGGGCTGTGCCGCCGCGAAGACCGTGGCCACCCGCCTCGAGATCCCGCTGCCCACCGTCTATCGGCTCCTCAACGAGCTCGCCGATTCCGGGTATCTCGTCTATCTCAAGGACTCCAAACGCTTCGAGCTCGGCCCCAAATGCTTCGAGCTCGGGCTGTCGTTCCAGCAGCGCCTCGTCGCTCCGCATCCGATCCGGCAGATCACCGATCAGCTCCACCGGTCGCTGGGCACCGCCGCCTATTTCGCGATCTACCGCGGCTCGGACATCATCCTCACCTACTGCTCCGACTGTGAGAAGCACCCGCGGCTGCGGCCTCTGCGCTTCGGTTTCCACGAGGCGGCGCACGCCACCGCTTTCGGCAAGATCCTCCTGGCCGGAATGCCCGAACCGCAGCGCACCGACTACCTCGAGGCGCGCGGAATGCAGGTGCTGACCCCGCAGACGATGATCAGCCGGGAGGCCCTCGACCCCCACCTCGCCGAGGTGGCCACCCGTGGAATCGCATGGGAGCACGAGGAGTTCCTGCCCCGTCAGACCTGCGCGGCCGTGCCGGTGCGCAACGGCACGGGAATGCAGGTCGGGGCAATGGCGATGAGCACCCCCACGTCGAAGATGGCGGGGCGGGCGAAGCAGGTCGAGTCGACCCTGCGTGAGCATGCGGGCCTGGCGTCGAGCTACCTGCGCGGCGGTTCGGTCACCGTCCCCGTTGCTGAGCACGCTTGAGCCCCGGGCTCTCGATGGAGACAGCACTCCCGACGGAGATCACCCGCCCCACAGCCGGCCACGTCTGACCCCCAGCTTTATCGCCACATGAGAAGGACCGTGTCTTCCGGCGGCAGACTCTGCTGAGAATGATCGTGCTCGCTCACAGTTGAGAACTCAAGGAGGAGAAATGGGCACGAACAACAGCGTCGCAGTGGTGACGGGATCCGCACGGGGAATCGGTCAGGGCATCGCGCAGAGGCTCGGAGCCGATGGTCACCATGTCATCGTCGCCGATCTGCCGGCCATGCAGGATGGCGTCGCGGAGACCGTCAAAGCGATCGAAAGCGCAGGTGGGAAGGCCACCGGAGCCGCGGTGGACGTCACGGATGAGGAATCGCTGAGCCGCCTCGTCGAGGTTGCCGTCGATGCGGGAGGAAAACTCGACGTCTTCGTCGCGAACGCCGGGATCGCGCAGGTCGAACCCCTCATCGAGTATTCGAAGGCTGATTTCGAGAAGATCGTCGACGTCAACCTCACCGGTGTCTTCCTGTCGTATCAGGCTGCGGCGAAGCAGATGATCGAGCAGGGCAACGGCGGCAAGATCATCGGGGCCGCGTCGATCGTCGCATTCCGTCCTTTCGCTCTGCTCTCTCCCTATTCGGCGACGAAATGGGCGGTGCGCGGGCTCACCCAGGGTGCGGCAATGGAGTGGGCCAAGCACGGCATCACCGTCAACGCCTACGGCCCTGGCATCGTCGGCACCGCAATGTGGGATCTCATCGATGAGAAGCTCGCCGCCGAGGAAGGGCTGGCCAAGGGTGAGGCGATCAAGAAATATGCTGGTGACATCCTCATGGGCCGGGTGTCCGTGCCCGAGGACGTCGCGAACCTCGTGTCGTTCCTCGCCAGCGAGGACTCCGATTACATCACCGGACAGACCATGCTCGTCGACGGCGGAATGCAGTTCTCGTAACGTTGTCGCTGAGAGCAGAAACCGACACCGCCACACCCACATCTCCACCCGAGAGAACAACCACAGAGAGAAGGAAGAAGACATGATCTTCATCGTCGTGAAGTTCCCCGTCAAACCCGACATGGCCGAACAGTGGCCCGATCTGACCCGCGAATTCACCGAGGCGACCCGCGCCGAACCGGGCAACAAATGGTTCGACTGGTCGCGCAGCCTCGATGACCCGAACGAGTATGTCCTCGTCGAGGCCTTCGACGACGACGCCGCCGAAGCGCATGTGAAGTCTGACCATTTCCAAGCCGCGATTGCCGAGGGCGGGCCGATGCACTCCGCACTGGCAGCGACGCCGAAGATCATCTCCCGTCAGATCGACGGCGACGATTGGGACGCGATGGGCGAGATGCAGATCGACTGAACCTCGCCGAGGCGGCCGTCCTTCGAGGGAGGGCCTCCCCTCCGCGGGAGGGCGCCGCTCAACGAAGCGGACCACCCTCGGGCCGTGTGGGTCCGCTGATGCGTGCAGCGGGCCCGCGCCACGTTTCGGGTGCCGCACTCATCACCAGCTTGGTGAACCTGCAGCAGCTTGGCCCCTGCACTAAGCCGCTGCAGTTTCACCGAGCTGAAGAGTGTCCTCAGCCGCTCTGCGGCAGGTACTCCTTCTGGCTGTCGACCCATTCGTCGAGCACGTTTGCGCGGTCCTCGAATTTTGCGGTCGGGAACGCGAGACCCTTCGTCGGCACGCTGGCGCCGAGTTCGACGAGCAGCGGACGCAGGGTCGTCTCCACAGCAAGCGTGTGCGCCGGGGACCCGATCGTGAAGACCGGGATCGCGGTCAGTCCGTGCAGACCGCCAGCGTCGTACCGGTCGAGGAAGGCTTTGAGCAGTCCGGTGTAGCTGGCCTTGTAGGTCGGAGTGGCGATGACCGCGAAGTCGGCGGTGGCCAGACGTTCGGTGAGCTTGTCAAGTCTGTCGGACTTCCATTCGAAGATCTCGTCGGTCACCTCGGCGAGTTCGATGGTTTCGTCGATCTCGGATCCGGTCACCTCGGCGATCTTGGCGGCGAGGTCTTCGGCCACCTGGCGGGTTCGCGAATTGGGGCTCGGGTTGCCGACGACGACGGCGATGCGTGTGGACATTGGGGGTCCTCTCCTCGGGTGTACACCGGGTCTGTGGGCTCAGATACCCACCTTAGAACCGGTCGGCACTTGCGACAGCGCTGCCGTTCATCTGGCGTCATCGCAGCAATACCCGGGGTCGCAGACAGGGTTCCCCCGAATCACCGGGAACAGATTGTGGTCTTATGGCTCGAAGATCTGCATTCTCCTCCCGCGGAATCGGACCTATTCTGCTTCGACCAACCACCTGCTACCCACCGCCGCTGCCTGCTTTCCGTTCGAGGTGGTACCGAATCTTCCGCTCGAGGTCAGCCCGGCTCATCTGGCTCGTCACCCTCAGCACCTCCCAGCCTTCGTGCCGCAGAGCCTCGTCCCTGGCTATGTCGCTGGCCCATTGTGTTTTGGACATCAGGTGGTGTTCACCTTCGTACTCGAGCGCCAACTTCGCGTGGGGATAGCCCAAGTCCGGCTCGACCGTGCGGTTGAGCAGACGGCAGTAGACCCGTGGGTGGACCACAGGTTCCGGCAGCCCACGGCTCAGCGCCCACAGCCGGAGGTTCGTCTCCTGCGGCGAATCAACGTCTTCCCTGATCAGCGTCAGTGCTGATTCGACCTGCGAGCGCTGTCGCAGGTACTTCCGCTGCGTGATCTTCGTCCTCAGGAACTCGAGACTGCACAGTGGTGGCCCATGCCACCCGCCGACGATCGCATCACCGAGGGCAACGAGCTCGTCATGTGCCAGCTCGACGCTGAGGTCGAGAAAGACCCCGACCGGCGAATGCATCGGCAGCTCAAGCCAGTACCCGGCTTCCTCAAGAGCATGGCGGCGCACAGTCGTCTCTTTGCGCGACACCTTCCTGCCCGGGTCGAAAGTGACCAGGTGCAGGTGATCATCGATGAGTCTATGCGGCAGAGGCAAACCGAACAGCCGGGCTGCCGTGGCACCTCCAGCGACGATCCCGGGAACGACTAAGCTCATCGCCCTGAGCCGGAGGCTCTCCTCCATCCATTTCTCGTCGGCCCAGCTCGGAGTCGGGTGCTCGACGCATCTCACCTCGTCCCGGTGGATGCCCGCCGTCACGGCGCCGAAACGCGGGTCGTATCGCAGATGGTACTGGCTGATCCCCCGTTCCTCAGCCTCTCTGGTTCTGAAGAGCGACGGGTAGCTTCGATGCTCGATGAGAAGGTCCATGACCAGCAGGAGAGTCGGATACGCTCCCGACTGCAAGGCACGGGCTCCCACCCTGTGGATGCAGCTGACGTGTCCACAGAGTGCCGACGCACGAGTCCGGGTCCGTCCACAACTCGTCGACGCACGAGTGGCGCCTCCCTGCCCATACCCGTCAGAATCGGACGGCCAGGCAGGCCCTGCGGAATTTCCCGGGCGAGAAATGTAGAAATCCCGAGTCGAAACCGACATTCCTCTGCCGCTGATACCCATGCCCGCACCGGCGACGCATACTTCACCCACAGGCGTCAGCGCATCAGTGGGCACCCGCTCCGGCAGCCAGCTCCGCTCATTCCACGACTCGTTCAACCGCGTCTGGTCGGCCCGCCGGTCTCGTCGCCAGGCTCACTCCACCGCCGGCCAGTGCAGACGGCCCCGTTCCTTCCCGGGCCAATGCAGACGGCCCTACTCCCCCGCCTGCTTCCGCGCGCCCAGCGCCAGACGGGCGATGTCGCGCAGCACTTCGAGCTCCTCGCTGCCGTCGAGCAGCGCCCGCAGATCGACGGCAGCCCGGCTGAGCAGGCTGCGATAGGCACCGGCGACATTGCCCGGCTCCCGGGTCAGCGGGTAGGACACGCAGAGGGCGAACACGATCGCACCGACGGTGAAAGCCACACTCGCCGAGGCGGTCCCGGCCACCCGTGCCTGCTTCGTCGCGTAGAACTCCGCCGGATTCCCCGGCCCGCACAGCGCCAGAGCCGCAGAACCGCCATCGACGAGCGGGAGCACCGCCCCGACTCCGCGCGAGACGCGCAGCTCATGATCGGCCTCGACATTGCGCACGCACACCCGATCCTCACCGACGCGGACCCACAGCTGCACGGATTCCCCGGTCATCGCCCGCAGGTGCTCGAGCACCGAGTTCGTCGTGGCGATATTGCGCCGTCCCGGGAAGGGTCCCAACCGCAGCAGCCCCGAGGAATCACGGACGATGAACCTATGCGCCCGCAGGTCGGTCAGCAGCCGATAGGTCGTCGACTTCGAATAGCCGAGGCGGCGGCACACTTCCGCAGCCGTCATCGGCGCATCTTGGAGGACCGCGAGGATGGCAGCGCTGCGGTCGATGACGCCGATCTCCGGCAGCGCCTGTTCAGAACTCTTCATACCCACCCTTCACGACACCGTCACATCAGCGAGCAGCTTCCGCCGGGAGACCCACCACCGGAAGACGATCGGCCCCACGATGCCGAGCACCATGAGGATGATGATCGACAAAGACACCGGCCTGGTGACCAACGGCGCGAACGAACCGCCGGAGATCTGCAGCATGCGCCGGAAGTTGTCTTCGAGCAGCGGCACGAGCACGAGCGCCAGAATCGCCGGGGCCAAGGGGATGCCGCCCTTCTCCATGAGGTAGCCGATGACGCCGAAGATGCCGAGCATCATCAGCCCGAACAGGCTGAATTCGATGGCGTAGGCGCCGATGACCACGAGCACGAGGATAGACGAGAAGAGGAGCTCCTTCGGCATCTTCAGCAGCTTCACGAACACCCCGACCAGCGGCAGGTTGAGGATGATGAGCGCGATGTTGCCGATGTACATGCTGGCGATGATCGTCCAGATCAGTCCGGTCTCGTCCCGGAAGATCAGCGGTCCGGGCTGCAGGCCGTACATCGTGAACACGAAGAGCAGCAGCGCCGTCGTCGCCGAACCCGGAATGCCGAGGCTGAACAGCGGAATCATCGCACCGCCGACACCGGCGTTGTTCGCCGCTTCGGGACCGGCCACGCCTTCGATGGCGCCGTGACCGAATTCGTCCTTCCGCTTCGAGAGCCGCTTCTCCATGATGTAGGACATGAACGAGGCCAGCGAGGGTCCGACGCCAGGCAGGATGCCGATGAAGAAGCCGACCACCGAACCGCGAGCCCACGGCCCCGCCGACCGCTGCCAGTCCTGCTTCGTCATCCATTTGTCGTCGCCGAAGCTCTGGATCTCATCCTTCGCCCCACGTCCGAGCGCGAGATTGCGGATCGCCTCGGGGATGGCGAAGAGCGCCATCGCGAAGATCGTGAAGTCGATCCCGTCGGAGAGCAGGTCGACGCCGAACGTCTGCCGGGGCAGTCCGGTCTGGAAGTCGAGCCCGATGAGGCCGACGGCCAGGCCGATGAAGATCGAGATGAGCGCCTTGGCCCGCGAGCCCGCCGACATCGTCGACGCGAGCAGCAGGGCCGTGGCCATGAGCAGGAAGTATTCGGTGGCACCGAAGACGTTCGCCAGCTTGACAAGCAAGGGTGAGAGG
Above is a window of Brevibacterium siliguriense DNA encoding:
- a CDS encoding NADPH-dependent FMN reductase, yielding MSTRIAVVVGNPSPNSRTRQVAEDLAAKIAEVTGSEIDETIELAEVTDEIFEWKSDRLDKLTERLATADFAVIATPTYKASYTGLLKAFLDRYDAGGLHGLTAIPVFTIGSPAHTLAVETTLRPLLVELGASVPTKGLAFPTAKFEDRANVLDEWVDSQKEYLPQSG
- a CDS encoding SDR family oxidoreductase; this encodes MGTNNSVAVVTGSARGIGQGIAQRLGADGHHVIVADLPAMQDGVAETVKAIESAGGKATGAAVDVTDEESLSRLVEVAVDAGGKLDVFVANAGIAQVEPLIEYSKADFEKIVDVNLTGVFLSYQAAAKQMIEQGNGGKIIGAASIVAFRPFALLSPYSATKWAVRGLTQGAAMEWAKHGITVNAYGPGIVGTAMWDLIDEKLAAEEGLAKGEAIKKYAGDILMGRVSVPEDVANLVSFLASEDSDYITGQTMLVDGGMQFS
- a CDS encoding IclR family transcriptional regulator, giving the protein MKKSIAEAIAQSGDRVSNSAVIQRTFSVLEAVAASGCAAAKTVATRLEIPLPTVYRLLNELADSGYLVYLKDSKRFELGPKCFELGLSFQQRLVAPHPIRQITDQLHRSLGTAAYFAIYRGSDIILTYCSDCEKHPRLRPLRFGFHEAAHATAFGKILLAGMPEPQRTDYLEARGMQVLTPQTMISREALDPHLAEVATRGIAWEHEEFLPRQTCAAVPVRNGTGMQVGAMAMSTPTSKMAGRAKQVESTLREHAGLASSYLRGGSVTVPVAEHA
- a CDS encoding helix-turn-helix domain-containing protein, giving the protein MKSSEQALPEIGVIDRSAAILAVLQDAPMTAAEVCRRLGYSKSTTYRLLTDLRAHRFIVRDSSGLLRLGPFPGRRNIATTNSVLEHLRAMTGESVQLWVRVGEDRVCVRNVEADHELRVSRGVGAVLPLVDGGSAALALCGPGNPAEFYATKQARVAGTASASVAFTVGAIVFALCVSYPLTREPGNVAGAYRSLLSRAAVDLRALLDGSEELEVLRDIARLALGARKQAGE
- a CDS encoding putative quinol monooxygenase translates to MIFIVVKFPVKPDMAEQWPDLTREFTEATRAEPGNKWFDWSRSLDDPNEYVLVEAFDDDAAEAHVKSDHFQAAIAEGGPMHSALAATPKIISRQIDGDDWDAMGEMQID
- a CDS encoding GMC family oxidoreductase, giving the protein MTAENIGRGASAEAGRSVTGYSIDPDEEAVVIVGSGAGGGTLAYELTAKGIPVVVLEAGPYLHNEDYVNNEWEAFNQMAWLDPRTTTGSWRIARDFPNLPAWIVKAVGGTTTHWSGATPRFKAHEFKARSVYGRIDGANLLDWPITLEEMAPYYDRAEKAMGSTHVHGRPPLPANNNYKVFAGGAKEVGYKFYATGPYATNAEEYDGRPASIQDGFNFQGDKNKSKWSTLVRELPRAADTGLLDLRPESQAVQITHDANGRADAVLYLDKEGNLHRQAAKIVCVAGNSIETPRLLLLSGTPSCPDGLANSSGHVGRNYMRHLTGTVWGHFDKPVRMYRGETMAGVIADESIHDPDRGFSGGYYMETISLGPAFMASFVEPGGWGPDFAALLDRYLNTAGMWIVGEDMPQESNRVTLNTTVKDTNGLPVPNVHYDDHANDLAMRDHAYAAGQRVYEAVGAQTSHHTPPYPSTHNLGTARMSERPEDGVVDKWGRTHDVKNLFISDGSVFTTGAAANPTLTIVALAIRQAEYIAEALRTQEV